A region from the Panicum hallii strain FIL2 chromosome 1, PHallii_v3.1, whole genome shotgun sequence genome encodes:
- the LOC112903752 gene encoding U-box domain-containing protein 73-like, which yields MSDGSSSPPASPDPQRSPRVPSSKEEKLLRAVERAIARSYAAKQPAKQAATANVSPWRRLFRKVIKEIKNGPATSKTASALPPALPRTQQEERERPKKGTDVPAGDSSSVSWHPSEAGAEGDGVQVVQATVLDRPGYAEMMKSALARIQVGEAGGAEAFAEMEQALKGLMDVSFKAKEPVLPAEFKTEWTCANENWLQMDIIADPLILTSGHSVDRFSHQLSSTHPSERLLTIPNHLLRDVITAWCLDHAIPPPSATSTSVASEDALPSEEEMQLLLENLSVQSVEQQQQGLHKIQLLSTFSKGVNPCLDQWQDLLPKLMGLHKKWKSTWTRDLEEKRVTIMLNLSLHRPNREILAKQKQLPETLMETIERARKLGYPLTVTSKVSSLVAILSEYNTFRRKVVEIGGIEMLGLLLRSKDALLRNEASAAILALCTDDATALSHVPNASLVECLSDGVVTDESLLLLERTLHRESVRDWIVSSVAVLMKVITKHGVGYVTSRGIQTAVGLIYHAVQEEEGRGRLETALILPDFVEVLRNLKTKEMPPERVFEIDSILMIAFALAD from the exons ATGTCGGATggatcttcctcgccgccagCCTCGCCTGATCCACAGCGTTCCCCGAGGGTGCCGTCATCCAAAGAGGAGAAGCTGCTCCGCGCCGTTGAGAGGGCAATAGCAAGGAGCTACGCGGCCAAGCAGCCGGCCAAGCAAGCGGCCACCGCCAATGTCTCGCCGTGGAGGCGTCTGTTCAGGAAGGTGATCAAGGAGATCAAGAATGGCCCTGCCACCTCCAAGACCGCTTCCGCGCTGCCTCCGGCGCTGCCAAGAACGCAGCAAGAAGAGCGGGAGCGCCCCAAGAAGGGTACCGACGTCCCGGCTGGGGACTCGAGCTCCGTGTCCTGGCATCCGTCGGAAGCAGGCGCCGAGGGAGACGGCGTGCAGGTGGTGCAAGCCACTGTTCTGGACAGGCCTGGTTATGCGGAGATGATGAAATCCGCGTTAGCGAGAATTCAGGTTGGCGAAGCTGGCGGGGCTGAGGCCTTCGCTGAGATGGAGCAGGCGTTGAAGGGCCTCATGGATGTCTCGTTCAAAGCGAAGGAACCCGTGTTGCCTGCTGAGTTCAAGACCGAATGGACTTGTGCTAAT GAAAATTGGTTGCAGATGGATATTATTGCTGATCCGCTAATCCTGACGTCTGGACAT TCCGTTGACAGATTCTCCCACCAGTTGTCCTCTACTCATCCTAGCGAACGTTTACTCACGATCCCAAATCACCTCCTCCGCGATGTCATAACAGCATGGTGCCTTGATCACGCAATTCCTCCTCCATCCGCTACTTCTACCTCAGTTGCCAGTGAAGACGCACTACCTTCAGAGGAAGAAATGCAGCTGCTACTTGAGAACCTATCTGTGCAGTCAgtagagcagcagcagcagggtcTGCACAAGATCCAGCTATTATCAACATTCTCCAAAGGCGTAAATCCCTGCCTCGATCAGTGGCAGGATCTGCTTCCCAAGCTGATGGGTCTACACAAGAAGTGGAAGTCAACGTGGACCAGGGacctggaggaaaagagggtgacAATAATGCTGAACCTGTCTCTCCACCGTCCGAACCGGGAGATCCTCGCTAAGCAAAAGCAACTTCCAGAAACACTAATGGAAACCATTGAAAGGGCACGTAAGCTTGGATATCCATTAACAGTAACATCCAAGGTATCTTCTTTAGTCGCCATACTGTCAGAGTATAACACTTTCAGGAGAAAGGTTGTCGAGATAGGTGGAATTGAGATGCTTGGTTTGCTGCTGCGCTCAAAGGATGCCCTGCTAAGGAATGAGGCCAGTGCTGCGATCCTCGCGCTCTGCACAGATGATGCTACAGCACTGAGCCATGTGCCTAATGCCTCGCTAGTGGAGTGCCTTTCAGATGGCGTGGTCACTGACGAGAGCTTGCTGCTGCTTGAGCGTACTTTACATCGTGAATCTGTTCGAGATTGGATAGTTTCAAGTGTTGCAGTTCTGATGAAAGTCATCACCAAGCATGGAGTAGGGTATGTCACCTCCAGGGGCATTCAAACTGCGGTTGGTCTGATTTACCATgctgttcaggaggaggaaggCAGGGGCAGGCTGGAGACGGCACTGATATTGCCAGACTTTGTTGAGGTTTTGAGAAACTTAAAAACAAAGGAAATGCCACCGGAGAGAGTCTTTGAGATTGACAGTATACTCATGATAGCATTTGCCCTCGCAGATTAA
- the LOC112876859 gene encoding pectinesterase inhibitor 8-like, whose translation MSRPSRALLVVALASLATLHGLSGVDATVAETCSAASNSDRRVNYDFCVSELNKHRDSPGADAWGLAKVAANVGVNNAGAAVNDMEALLAAKQPPPDARATAALRLCEKLYYDMELAFAGAYDETNARNYTAGKQMAADADSLVRRCTGGFSEAGLQPPEPVARRSAYAVQIAIVCTAITNLLISP comes from the coding sequence ATGTCGAGGCCATCGAGGGCTCTCCTCGTGGTGGCCCTGGCCTCCCTCGCCACCCTCCATGGGCTCTCCGGCGTCGACGCGACCGTGGCGGAGACATGCTCGGCGGCGTCCAACAGCGACCGGCGCGTCAACTACGACTTCTGCGTGTCGGAGCTGAACAAGCACCGCGACAGCCCCGGCGCGGACGCCTGGGGCCTGGCCAAGGTGGCGGCCAACGTCGGAGTCAAcaacgccggcgccgccgtcaaCGACATGGAGGCCCTGCTCGCCGCCAAGCAGCCGCCGCCGGACGCGAGGGCGACCGCCGCGCTGCGGCTGTGCGAGAAGCTCTACTACGACATGGAGCTCGCGTTCGCGGGGGCCTACGACGAGACCAACGCGCGCAACTACACGGCGGGGAAGCAGATGGCCGCCGACGCCGACTCGCTGGTGCGCCGGTGCACCGGCGGCTTCTCCGAGGCCGGGCTCCAGCCGCCGGAGCCGGTGGCGCGGCGCAGCGCCTACGCCGTGCAGATCGCCATCGTGTGCACGGCCATCACGAACCTCCTCATCAGTCCATGA